One genomic segment of Bacillota bacterium includes these proteins:
- a CDS encoding ribonuclease III domain-containing protein codes for MLQTTSKDGASCAPSNLSLAYIGDAVYELLVREYLITNYGLPSAQLHKMATSIVNAKSQSDAVEKILPLLSDEEERVYMRGRNAKLSPVKRSSPVTHCRATGLEALFGYLYLNGNQSRMNELIGIILDHTNTEIQKAGGELIE; via the coding sequence ATGCTTCAAACAACTTCGAAAGACGGGGCCTCTTGTGCGCCGTCAAATCTATCTCTTGCTTATATCGGCGATGCTGTTTATGAATTGCTTGTTAGGGAATATCTTATAACGAATTATGGTCTTCCAAGTGCACAGCTTCATAAAATGGCTACTTCGATAGTAAATGCAAAATCTCAAAGCGATGCTGTCGAAAAGATACTGCCGCTTCTTTCGGATGAAGAGGAAAGAGTATACATGAGAGGCAGAAACGCTAAATTATCCCCAGTAAAACGCAGCAGCCCAGTGACTCATTGCAGAGCAACCGGACTGGAAGCTTTATTCGGCTATTTGTATCTAAACGGAAATCAATCACGTATGAATGAATTAATTGGGATAATTCTTGACCATACTAATACTGAG